The following nucleotide sequence is from Populus nigra chromosome 15, ddPopNigr1.1, whole genome shotgun sequence.
AAACCTCCAGAAGATATCTTGCAAGCATTGATAGTTACCATTAGATCCTTGAATCGTGCTGTGCTGggggtggattttttttttaacgtaaaaataaaatatgtagaTAGATATTGCCAACATGTtttctaaaaggaaaaaaaatcgataataAACTCAAAATCTGAGGTatatcatgttatatttttaaacattgaGAGATAACAACGTACTTggaaaagatattttttcaattttatgaaaAGATTTATAATCTTACTttataacaaagtaaaaaatagatagaatttaataaaataatatttaaaatatacttttaattcatctaagaattaaaaaaaaaagataaactaaCAAAATGATAGAGGGTGGAACTagaaaagaataataagaaaaaaagaaattaaaaaatgaactcGAGTCAATTCGGGTAAAATTGCCCAACACGTTACTAGAGACATGAGAATGAGATAAtctgacataaaataaaaggaggaaaaaaaattcaaaagtcaaCACTCATCAAACATagtgttgaataatgaaattgaaaaaaaaattaattttataaaagaaaaaaaaatccgagCCAATCTAAATTAGTTGGCCAAACTTGTGAGATCATAATAACcccatagtaaaaaaaattagataaaaaaacaaatctcaatcACTAACTAACACAATGTAGAAGAACAAAAacgaaataaaagaaatcacataattaaaaggacataaaaaaacaacccagCCAACCTAGATGAGCCAACCAACCCCGAAACTCGGGTTATGTGAATgagataaactaataaaaaaaaaaataaaaaaaattatgaagctcaattcctaaacaaattaaatgataaaaataaaaaaaattaaattttaaaaaaacccaagccaACTCGTGCTAACTTGTCGAAGTCATAACCCATGTCATGAAATTAGAATAACTCtatagatagaaaaaaaaaaaggaatcacGTGGTCCAATTCTAAATCAgcctaatattgaagaatgaaattgaaaaaaatatttatttttaaaaaataatgtaaaacaatcaatcaaagtTAACCAGATCAACTTTTCAAACCTCTGATCTAGAAATGAGGTCGGGATTAACCCATAaaagatgaacaaaaaaaatcataaaactcaatccctaataaatcaaatgttaaaggatgaagttgagaaaaaaattcaattaaaaaataagctctaaagcaaaacaaataataataaaaaaaataaaaactaaaattgaaaaaaaaaacataaaatggcAGTACACTTTGCAACCTTGGATAGTTTAGTGGGAAgattgataatataaaaaagaaaagagagaggaaaataaaaaaagggttacCAGAGCCTCACCATTGCCCACTGATCAACATTGCCACCCTAATGGAATGAACTTACCGAGCCGCTTCCACCGCCACCAAAACAGCTGCTGCTCGACTATCAAGGGAAGCCACTTGCACTACTAGAATGCGACAGCTTCCTTCACAAGCGCCAACAAGTTTGAAATTTACCCTCTTTCTCTTTAATTATTCtagatcaataatatttaattttattttgctaaaataaGCATCAACCGTgtacttgaattttttcttgGCATAATCCAattccaaataaatttaatataaaaaatttaattgaaaaaaataaaaattaaaagaataaaaaaattactaaccTTTTCCATGCTTATGTAATTCAGCCTAGGACAAAAAATGAGCTGAATATTTGTTTACTATTCCATTTCCGTCTttataactttaattattttaaatcaataaaactaaatttaattttaccaaACAAAACATCAACCAAGCCATAGAATTTTCCCCAACACTACTAGATAGGCAGCCAAAGCAAATTGCAAAACCTATTCCCAAATGAACACAACATTAaaggaacaaataaaaaaaatctagctagctagtaaccaaattgaataaatccaaaggaccaaatatttttttttaaaaagcaaaacactgtataacattgttttagtaaacagttttgtttctgtttctgatcagatttattttatttatttataattataataatatataataataatataatataattgtatttgtaattgtaatgagccattatccaaataaaataaaataaaataaaataacaactgACTACAGTAGCTCATGCATAAATGGAAAGATAATTCCTTACCTTGATTCACAGAAAGCCACCAAATCATGCCTTATCTCCCTCGTACGGAAGTTTGACTCATTTGGATTGTGCAACCAAACACATATTAGGAATATTTGTGTGAGAAAtcttatttaatgaaacaaaatCTTTTAAGCTTCGTCATCATTCAAGCCCCTTTTCTCAATTGATTCATTGTAATAACCACACAACGTGATTCTTTCCATCCATGAAAAGATACCGCATCGACTCAAGACTCAATAAAAAGAGGAAGATTTTCACCATCTTTATGCCAAACCAAACTTAAACTTGATCTTTCTTGAGTTCTCAATGGAATCAAGTGGTACGGAGAAGTCTCCCTCCGAGGGCTCTAGCATATCTGCAACCTCGGAGGGAACCCCGCATGGAGATGGTGGTGCTCTTGATCAAACAAAGATGGACAGTACGAAGAAGATGAAAGAGAAAGCTGCCAGAGGATCCGAACCAGCACTCCTTCCTGAATCAAGTGCTCGAGTTTTGCTGGGTTTGAAGCTTTCTAGTGACAGCTCAATCCGCGGATCGAAGCAATTCAATCTATTTAGCCCCATGAGTGTTGGTTCTTCTCATGCAAAAGAGTCCACTGATGAGACCTCGAGGCAAACCGAGTCTAGGGTTTTCTCGTGCAACTTTTGCAAGAGAGAGTTCTCCACATCCCAAGCCTTAGGAGGGCACCAAAACGCACACAAACAGGAGCGGGCACTAGCCAAGAGGCGTCGGGAGATGGATGCGAGTGCTTTAGGACACTTGCCATATTACCCTTATTCAAGCCTCTCAACAAACCCCTATTATGGATCTTTAAATAGGACACTCGGAGCACGGATGGATTCCTTCATTCACAAGGCATCGCCTTCTTCATGGACATCCCCCGGAGGGCATCGCTATGGCGCGCATAGCGGCTGGCCCAGGCAAACTTTGATGAACACACAGCCTTCCATTGATAGGCTAAGGACAGAGAGCTTGAATGCTTTTTGTGGTGGATTTGGAATTTCTACTTCCTCATCTTCTCCAAGGTTTGATGACAATGGCATAGTTCGCAGCAGTTTTGGTGCTTCTCCATCATCAAACAATATTGCCGCGATCAGAAAGCCTCCCGTTACTGATCATATCCAGCAAATTAACCCTCCAAAAAGTGATCAAACAGATGAATCCGGACTTGATTTGTCTCTCAAGCTCTagcaaattaatattgtttattaGAATTCCACCACAAATGCttaattagttaatattttcattGCATCTTAATCTTGTTTACAATTTATAAATgtcaatgcaatttttttttttcgtttttgatATATATGGCCTTGTGAAACTTGATGCATGAGATCTTACTATGTACGAAGGTCGTCTTTATAATCTTTcccaacttgtttttttaagcattttttttgccttttctttttaatgagtTATACGGGCAAGCAATTCTAGAGTATTTAAGGAGTAATTATTCATAATTACTTCATAGATCAATcacacaagaaagaaaaaaaatcacatccgGATTCATTAAAAGCGACGATACTATTTATCATACATCCTCTAATATCAATCTTTTGTGATGGATATTTGCTCAAAAAAGTTTCCAATTCAAGAACACATATATTAGTTGGtaggtttttgaaaattttacatGGACAAGTGAtgttaattaatgaaatgatcAAATGGGGAAGGTGTAAGTTAAATATGGGGTTTTGAGGTGTGAAGCATTGATGGGATTTGATGGCTTAATTGAGTAAAGATACAAAGGTTCCACTTTAGTTTTTCAAGTGAGAATAAGAAACAAATTACTTCCTGTAATTTGATTCTAAACAGATACCATAATGATACTGAAGAGGGCTGGCACCAACTCTTAATTCAAGTCTTAACCCAAcagaaaattaataagaaaaaaaaagaaaccctgaTAAAGAAAAATAGTAGAAGATAACACAAAAGCAAGGAAATCAGATAGGTAGTTGCCAGGGATTTGGTAGATTAACATGCCATTTTAGAGCCATAAAATCAGATTCTTTCCTATTCTTCTTTAGAAACCTTCGATAATAAGATCTCTTACATGAATGATGCTATATATGAAACAAACAATTTCATAGTTAGTGTTAGTATGCTTTACATCAACATTATTATACTCGACTCGgcaaataacttgaatcaaaatTTAAGTTATAAGTTGGATAAGTTAACATaagtaattaattcaaaataaattgtagattcaagatttttttaaaaaattaaaatgattttaatttgaacttttcaagtcaaattaagttttaattgaattaattgaatcGTGAGTttgtttatcaaattaaaaggatCAACTCTtgtctaatttaaaataaaacgtaatccaaaatatgttttgaattaacaagtcatcaaattaattaaattattaggtcAAATAGAGTTTAATAACACTACTTTATATATCCTTTTAAAATCATCATTGGACTAACTATTGAGCAATATTGATTCTAATTAAGTACTTAAATTCCTAATATTAATTAGGCAAGATATTTGCCCATTCATTAAAATGCTTATCTCACAGATTCGCTTTGAATTCTGATCCTAGATCATAATCCACCTTAAAGAATATGTACTTGAATATTTATGTTATAGACTTATAGGTGATCTCTATGAGTTAGATACACAAAAAGTATACATGCAGGGGTGGCTCTAGGATACAATCAGGAAGGGAGtgccaaaagaaaaatcattaggaaacatttagaaataaaataaaatagtaatggATAGAGTAGTAATTAAATTTTGGgatgcatatatataatttaaaataagtcttaaattttaattcaaggataaattaattttttttttatataaaagtcgAAATAGATATAAATTGAAAGATTTAGCACTAATATGAAAACTTCATCAAATTTTGGGGAATGCCAAGCTTGATGTGGCAAGCTTCATTAACTATTATATATGTACATATCCCCaaagatttttgaaatatattatattttaaattaagtttatatatatatacacacacatgtatGTATAAGTAAAGTATTTCTTCTTAATATAGATATGTAGTCTGCAGAAAATAAACGGAAGACGatattgtgtattttttaatgaGGTTCTTAATTAATGTGTGATTCGTTTAATTATTAGTGAAATTAGAAGCATTCATGATTCTCTCAAACATGTGATTACTTAATAGAATCTCATAGTTAttcgaattttaaaaaaaaatattagtagag
It contains:
- the LOC133674262 gene encoding uncharacterized protein LOC133674262 — its product is MESSGTEKSPSEGSSISATSEGTPHGDGGALDQTKMDSTKKMKEKAARGSEPALLPESSARVLLGLKLSSDSSIRGSKQFNLFSPMSVGSSHAKESTDETSRQTESRVFSCNFCKREFSTSQALGGHQNAHKQERALAKRRREMDASALGHLPYYPYSSLSTNPYYGSLNRTLGARMDSFIHKASPSSWTSPGGHRYGAHSGWPRQTLMNTQPSIDRLRTESLNAFCGGFGISTSSSSPRFDDNGIVRSSFGASPSSNNIAAIRKPPVTDHIQQINPPKSDQTDESGLDLSLKL